One Curtobacterium herbarum genomic window carries:
- the lipA gene encoding lipoyl synthase has protein sequence MTLAPEGRRMLRVEARNAETPIESKPPWIKTRATQGPAYRELTALVQDQRLHTVCQEAGCPNVFECWEDREATFLIGGSQCTRRCDFCQIDTGKPEPLDRDEPRRVADSVAAMQLRYATVTGVARDDLDDGGSWLYAETIRAIHEHSPGTGVEILVPDFSGRPDQLGAVFDARPEVFAHNVETVPRIFKRIRPAFRYDRSLDVITQGRDAGLVTKSNLILGMGEERHEIEDALQQLREAGTDIITLTQYLRPSPRHLPVARWVRPEEFVELRELAEGMGFAGVLAGPLVRSSYRAGRLWARATLARGGTVPTALSHLLDAPVGRQAV, from the coding sequence ATGACCCTCGCGCCGGAAGGACGCCGGATGCTCCGGGTCGAGGCCCGCAACGCCGAGACGCCGATCGAGTCCAAGCCACCGTGGATCAAGACCCGCGCGACCCAGGGTCCGGCGTACCGGGAGCTGACGGCGCTGGTGCAGGACCAGCGACTGCACACCGTGTGCCAGGAGGCCGGGTGCCCGAACGTGTTCGAGTGCTGGGAGGACCGCGAGGCGACGTTCCTCATCGGCGGGTCGCAGTGCACACGGCGGTGCGACTTCTGCCAGATCGACACCGGCAAGCCCGAACCGCTCGACCGCGACGAACCCCGCCGGGTCGCGGACTCCGTGGCCGCGATGCAGCTGCGGTACGCGACGGTCACCGGCGTCGCACGTGACGATCTCGACGACGGCGGGTCGTGGCTCTACGCGGAGACGATCCGGGCGATCCACGAACACTCCCCGGGCACGGGCGTCGAGATCCTGGTGCCCGACTTCTCCGGACGCCCCGACCAGCTCGGCGCGGTGTTCGACGCCCGTCCCGAGGTCTTCGCGCACAACGTCGAGACGGTTCCGCGGATCTTCAAGCGCATCCGCCCGGCGTTCCGGTACGACCGGTCGCTCGACGTCATCACCCAGGGACGGGACGCCGGGCTCGTGACCAAGTCGAACCTGATCCTCGGGATGGGCGAAGAGCGGCACGAGATCGAGGACGCCCTGCAGCAGCTCCGCGAGGCGGGGACCGACATCATCACCCTGACGCAGTACCTCCGCCCCTCACCGCGCCACCTGCCGGTCGCCCGCTGGGTCCGACCGGAGGAGTTCGTCGAGCTCCGCGAGCTCGCCGAGGGGATGGGCTTCGCCGGCGTGCTCGCCGGACCGCTCGTCCGCTCGTCGTACCGCGCCGGACGCCTCTGGGCACGGGCGACTCTCGCTCGCGGCGGGACGGTGCCGACGGCGCTGTCGCACCTGCTCGACGCACCGGTCGGCCGCCAGGCGGTCTGA
- the lipB gene encoding lipoyl(octanoyl) transferase LipB — MPEIEIVRWTQPLPYTDGLALQHALRADVLAGRSPGALVVCEHPPVYTAGRRTEPSDLPTDGSPVVETDRGGRITWHGPGQLVAYPIVRLPEPLDVVAWVRSLEQVLIDAAASVGVTAGRVSGRSGAWVGTGSTAAKTGAVGLHVAQGISTHGIALNCSNSLDAYAAIVPCGIADAGVTTLSRAAGRPVSVADVTDAVTDGVLRALAGERPRSETGGQDPASGRSAAVTGLPAGASTTTGPSTGTSTSTSTSTSHRQETAA, encoded by the coding sequence GTGCCGGAGATCGAGATCGTCCGCTGGACCCAGCCGCTGCCCTACACCGACGGGCTCGCCCTGCAACACGCACTGCGCGCCGACGTCCTCGCCGGCCGCTCCCCCGGAGCACTCGTCGTGTGCGAGCACCCGCCGGTGTACACCGCCGGTCGGCGGACCGAGCCGAGCGACCTACCGACGGACGGCTCCCCCGTGGTGGAGACCGACCGCGGTGGCAGGATCACGTGGCACGGCCCGGGACAACTCGTCGCCTACCCGATCGTCCGACTGCCCGAGCCGCTCGACGTCGTCGCCTGGGTCCGGTCACTCGAACAGGTGCTCATCGACGCCGCGGCGAGCGTCGGGGTCACGGCTGGTCGGGTGTCCGGCCGCAGCGGCGCCTGGGTGGGCACCGGGTCGACCGCCGCCAAGACCGGCGCCGTCGGGCTCCACGTGGCGCAGGGGATCTCGACGCACGGCATCGCGCTCAACTGCTCGAACAGCCTCGACGCCTACGCGGCCATCGTCCCCTGCGGCATCGCCGACGCGGGGGTCACGACACTGAGCCGCGCCGCCGGACGGCCGGTCAGCGTGGCCGACGTCACCGACGCGGTCACGGACGGGGTCCTTCGGGCGCTCGCCGGCGAGCGCCCCCGGTCGGAGACCGGAGGACAGGACCCGGCGAGCGGACGAAGCGCAGCCGTGACGGGCCTCCCGGCCGGAGCCAGCACCACCACCGGCCCGAGCACGGGCACGAGCACGAGCACGAGCACGAGCACGAGCCACCGTCAGGAGACCGCAGCATGA
- the ftsY gene encoding signal recognition particle-docking protein FtsY produces MASSWSLSSRLRGLFQRKTIDETTWEELETALIGADFGPDISEEIIEDLRARVDRYGTTDPADLNRMLREVLEERLSKLDTTLKLSARPAVVLVVGVNGVGKTTTIGKFAKFLRTYDRTVLVGAADTFRAAAVEQVATWAQRAGVDVVRPSQPGQDPASVAYQTVEQAIRTGIEIVVIDTAGRLHTKAGLMDELGKIKRVVEKQTEIAEVLLVLDATTGQNGLAQAQAFIEGAGVTGLVITKLDGSAKAGFVLSVQEKTGIPIKLIGQGEGINDLTGFTPHVFVQNLVG; encoded by the coding sequence ATGGCGAGTAGTTGGTCACTGTCCTCCCGGCTCCGGGGTCTCTTCCAGCGGAAGACCATCGACGAGACGACGTGGGAGGAACTGGAGACCGCACTCATCGGCGCCGACTTCGGTCCCGACATCTCCGAGGAGATCATCGAGGACCTCCGCGCCCGGGTCGACCGGTACGGCACGACCGACCCCGCCGACCTCAACCGGATGCTCCGCGAGGTCCTCGAAGAGCGCCTGTCGAAGCTCGACACGACGCTGAAGCTCAGCGCCCGCCCGGCCGTCGTGCTCGTCGTCGGGGTGAACGGCGTCGGCAAGACCACCACCATCGGCAAGTTCGCCAAGTTCCTCCGCACCTACGACCGCACGGTCCTGGTCGGCGCGGCCGACACCTTCCGCGCCGCCGCCGTCGAGCAGGTCGCGACCTGGGCCCAGCGCGCCGGCGTCGACGTCGTCCGGCCGTCGCAGCCCGGGCAGGACCCGGCCTCGGTCGCGTACCAGACCGTCGAGCAGGCGATCCGCACCGGCATCGAGATCGTCGTCATCGACACCGCCGGCCGACTGCACACCAAGGCCGGGCTGATGGACGAGCTCGGCAAGATCAAGCGCGTCGTCGAGAAGCAGACCGAGATCGCCGAGGTCCTGCTCGTGCTCGACGCGACGACCGGTCAGAACGGCCTCGCCCAGGCGCAGGCGTTCATCGAGGGCGCCGGGGTCACGGGGCTCGTCATCACGAAGCTCGACGGCTCGGCCAAGGCCGGGTTCGTGCTCAGCGTGCAGGAGAAGACGGGGATCCCGATCAAGCTGATCGGGCAGGGCGAGGGCATCAACGACCTGACCGGCTTCACGCCGCACGTGTTCGTGCAGAACCTCGTGGGGTGA
- a CDS encoding PadR family transcriptional regulator → MSTAEMREPTLLVLTSLAGGRKHGYGLIGDAVELSDGRVRLKVGTLYAVLDRLLDQGLVAGAGEEVVDGRLRRYFELTDAGADALDAEVRRIEANAAAARARLTAWRPSPAVRSIHIRPGGAS, encoded by the coding sequence ATGAGCACCGCTGAGATGCGCGAACCGACCCTGCTCGTGCTGACCTCGCTGGCCGGGGGACGCAAGCACGGGTACGGCCTGATCGGGGACGCCGTCGAACTGTCCGACGGGCGGGTCCGACTCAAGGTCGGCACGCTGTACGCCGTCCTCGATCGACTCCTCGACCAGGGGCTCGTCGCCGGCGCGGGGGAAGAGGTGGTGGACGGACGACTCCGGCGCTACTTCGAACTCACCGACGCCGGAGCCGACGCGCTCGACGCCGAGGTCCGCCGCATCGAGGCCAACGCCGCTGCCGCACGGGCACGGCTCACCGCGTGGCGGCCGAGCCCGGCCGTGCGCAGCATCCACATCCGACCGGGGGGCGCGTCGTGA
- a CDS encoding glutamate--cysteine ligase, whose translation MDIRFSESAPSTIGVEWELPLVDRATGDLTPRAPAVLAAVRERLDDPDRVTEELLTNTVEVVTGVHDSVGGATRELSGIIGEVIDAADPLDAQLMCSGTHPFAQWDQQEITPDSEHYTTLIDRTRWWGRQMLIWGVHVHVGIDDRDKAVPIMNAMLGYVPHLQAFTASSPFWAGTDTGYASNRALMFQQLPTGGLPPQLGAWANFEEVVGDLVHTGVIDGVKDLRWDIRPSPGWGTLENRVSDGISTLHEVGAVTALVQCLVTESSDRIDAGETLPAMQPWFVRENKWRAARYGMDAEIITNVAGDERLVTDEVHDLVARLDPVAERLGCQEELHHLDTMIERGASYQRQLAVAQENGGDLRAVVQHLVGELRDSL comes from the coding sequence ATGGACATCCGGTTCTCCGAATCCGCTCCGTCGACGATCGGCGTCGAGTGGGAGCTGCCCCTCGTCGACCGTGCGACGGGTGACCTCACCCCACGGGCCCCCGCGGTGCTCGCCGCCGTCCGGGAACGCCTGGACGACCCGGACCGGGTGACGGAGGAGCTCCTCACGAACACGGTGGAGGTCGTCACCGGTGTCCACGACAGCGTCGGCGGCGCCACCCGCGAGCTCTCCGGGATCATCGGCGAGGTCATCGACGCCGCCGACCCCCTCGACGCGCAGCTGATGTGCTCCGGCACGCACCCGTTCGCGCAGTGGGACCAGCAGGAGATCACGCCCGACAGCGAGCACTACACGACCCTCATCGACCGGACCCGCTGGTGGGGGCGGCAGATGCTCATCTGGGGCGTCCACGTGCACGTCGGCATCGACGACCGCGACAAGGCCGTGCCGATCATGAACGCGATGCTGGGCTACGTCCCGCACCTGCAGGCCTTCACCGCGTCGAGCCCGTTCTGGGCGGGCACCGACACCGGGTACGCCTCGAACCGGGCCCTGATGTTCCAGCAGCTGCCGACCGGCGGGCTCCCGCCGCAGCTCGGCGCGTGGGCGAACTTCGAGGAGGTCGTCGGCGACCTCGTGCACACCGGGGTCATCGACGGTGTGAAGGACCTGCGGTGGGACATCCGACCGTCGCCGGGCTGGGGCACGCTCGAGAACCGGGTGTCCGACGGCATCTCGACCCTTCACGAGGTCGGTGCGGTCACCGCGCTCGTGCAGTGCCTGGTCACCGAGAGCTCGGACCGGATCGACGCCGGTGAGACCCTGCCGGCGATGCAGCCCTGGTTCGTCCGCGAGAACAAGTGGCGAGCGGCCCGGTACGGCATGGACGCCGAGATCATCACGAACGTCGCCGGCGACGAACGACTGGTCACCGACGAGGTCCACGACCTGGTCGCGCGCCTCGACCCGGTCGCCGAGCGACTCGGCTGCCAGGAGGAACTGCACCACCTCGACACGATGATCGAGCGGGGCGCCTCCTACCAACGGCAGTTGGCGGTCGCGCAGGAGAACGGCGGCGACCTCCGCGCGGTGGTGCAGCACCTGGTCGGGGAGCTCCGCGACTCGCTCTGA
- a CDS encoding TerC family protein: MDVPLYVWLITIAGILALLVFDFFSHVRTPHVPHIRESAFWSVVYIALAILFGVGVWVFGGGQAGGEYFAGWLTEKALSVDNLFVFLIIMTTFAVPKEFQQKVLLVGVAIALVARGVFIALGVTIIENFSWVFYLFGILLFWLAWSQAKGGDEHGAEDGDSKLIRLLRRVIPTSDHFDGDRMTTRVDGKRLFTPMLLVMVSIGLTDVLFALDSIPAIFGLTQDAFIVFTANAFSLLGLRQLYFLIAGLLERLIYLGQGLAVILAFIGVKLVFHALHVNEVPFINGGQHVEWAPEIPIWFSLGFILLTITVATVASLVVSKRRQQRGLTPAGDAPSEVQADAK; this comes from the coding sequence GTGGACGTTCCCCTGTACGTGTGGCTCATCACGATCGCAGGCATCCTCGCCTTGCTCGTGTTCGACTTCTTCTCGCACGTGCGCACCCCGCACGTGCCGCACATCCGCGAATCGGCCTTCTGGTCGGTCGTCTACATCGCCCTCGCGATCCTGTTCGGTGTCGGTGTCTGGGTGTTCGGCGGTGGACAGGCCGGCGGTGAGTACTTCGCCGGGTGGTTGACCGAGAAGGCGTTGTCCGTCGACAACCTCTTCGTCTTCCTCATCATCATGACGACCTTCGCGGTGCCGAAGGAGTTCCAGCAGAAGGTCCTGCTGGTCGGCGTCGCGATCGCCCTCGTCGCCCGCGGCGTCTTCATCGCCCTCGGCGTCACGATCATCGAGAACTTCTCGTGGGTCTTCTACCTGTTCGGCATCCTGCTGTTCTGGCTCGCCTGGTCGCAGGCCAAGGGCGGCGACGAGCACGGTGCCGAGGACGGCGACTCGAAGCTCATCCGTCTGCTCCGCCGTGTCATCCCGACCTCGGACCACTTCGACGGCGACCGCATGACCACCCGGGTGGACGGCAAGCGCCTCTTCACCCCGATGCTCCTCGTCATGGTCTCCATCGGTCTGACGGACGTCCTCTTCGCGCTCGACTCGATCCCCGCGATCTTCGGCCTCACGCAGGACGCGTTCATCGTGTTCACCGCGAACGCGTTCTCGCTGCTGGGTCTCCGCCAGCTGTACTTCCTGATCGCCGGACTGCTCGAACGCCTCATCTACCTGGGTCAGGGTCTGGCCGTCATCCTCGCCTTCATCGGCGTGAAGCTCGTCTTCCACGCGCTGCACGTCAACGAGGTGCCGTTCATCAACGGCGGCCAGCACGTCGAGTGGGCCCCGGAGATCCCGATCTGGTTCTCGCTCGGGTTCATCCTGCTGACGATCACCGTCGCGACGGTGGCCAGCCTCGTGGTGTCGAAGCGTCGCCAGCAGCGCGGTCTCACCCCCGCCGGCGACGCGCCGTCGGAGGTCCAGGCGGACGCGAAGTAG
- a CDS encoding AAA family ATPase: MYLKSLTIKGFKSFAQPTTFAFEPGVTCIVGPNGSGKSNVVDALAWVMGEQGAKTLRGGKMEDVIFAGTATRGPLGRAQVTLTIDNADGLLPIEYAEVTIARTLFRNGGSEYAINGENCRLLDVQELLSDTGLGREMHVIVGQGQLDKVLHATPEDRRGFIEEAAGILKHRRRKEKTLRKLEAMQTNLTRLSDLAGEIRRQLKPLGRQAEVARKAQSVAAVARDAKARLLADDVVRLRRELRDHLAVETGRKSERGVLQERLDQIRQRQQQVEASMVGDDVDRARTVVHRLESVQERLRSLSMLANQRLMFLAQQAEAPQQGPTITPERVAGVRAEADRLDERAREMQAGTTTVGDQVRAARAALDALDEQIAAQAALVAQHDLDGQRLASAVEVARSKRSSAVNDRERRERSLTEAVARAEQAAAALEDVGRDPSLDADEDALTAALTTAREQLDRAQADRDAHRDRLHTLERERDALDARIAALALSIDVRDGSQAVIDAGRDGIVGRLADRLTVTPGFEAAVATALDGLADAVLADDRAVALGAVEHARSADLGRIDVVVADVPGSGSRLPAVLPSSVRRALDLVQGPPALTALLADTLVADDDVDLEAVLAAAPDATVVTRSGDLVRAARVTGGGARTTSRIELVADRDAAATRRQTVVSEAEEAATGLQAARTAVETARRAVDEADRAAREHARASAEYDRASASARARAENTAAEVDRLRAALAETDGTTAATDAALLEAETVLLQFTARPKPVVDASARPAAQEAVDAARAAEIEHRLQVETARERARAERRRADQLERQLEAERAAAEEAARLAVVRRAQIASAEGVLADLPVVLASVDRSLAQARVQLATEESERSRRNTELQTIRNEERELRDRLQTLTDGVHSLEMEIYEKRLHVTGVLDRAQSELGLGESVLVAEYGPDVPVPVDVLVDPRVLARRHREAARAAAAEAGDDGTTAGTDTTADTTTGADTTTDTDTDTSTETDADADTGTELVDAESTLPGGPALPEFEAPDVDPADVPTTPYVREEQERRLAAAERDLGRLGKVNPLALEEFQALEQRHAFLSEQLEDLQQTRTDLLTIIEELDGKMQTIFSSAFEDTQAAFDVVFPILFPGGSGSISLTNPDDLLTTGIDVQVKPAGKKIDRLTLLSGGERSLAAVALLVAIFTARPSPFYIMDEVEAALDDANLGRLLTVFGRLRQASQLIVITHQKRTMEIADALYGVSMRQDGVSAVVGQRVQRPRSG, translated from the coding sequence ATGTACCTGAAGAGCCTGACCATCAAGGGGTTCAAGTCCTTCGCGCAGCCGACGACGTTCGCGTTCGAACCCGGCGTCACGTGCATCGTCGGGCCGAACGGTTCCGGCAAGTCGAACGTGGTCGACGCTCTGGCCTGGGTGATGGGCGAACAGGGCGCGAAGACCCTGCGCGGCGGCAAGATGGAAGACGTCATCTTCGCCGGCACCGCCACCCGTGGGCCGCTCGGTCGGGCGCAGGTCACGCTGACGATCGACAACGCGGACGGGCTGCTGCCGATCGAGTACGCCGAGGTGACGATCGCCCGCACGCTGTTCCGCAACGGCGGCAGCGAGTACGCCATCAACGGCGAGAACTGCCGGCTGCTCGACGTGCAGGAGCTGCTGAGCGACACCGGCCTGGGCCGTGAGATGCACGTCATCGTCGGGCAGGGGCAGCTCGACAAGGTGCTGCACGCCACCCCGGAGGACCGCCGCGGCTTCATCGAGGAGGCCGCGGGCATCCTCAAGCACCGTCGCCGCAAGGAGAAGACGCTCCGCAAGCTCGAGGCGATGCAGACGAACCTCACCCGGCTCTCCGACCTGGCCGGCGAGATCCGTCGGCAGCTGAAGCCGCTCGGTCGCCAGGCCGAGGTGGCCCGCAAGGCGCAGTCCGTCGCCGCGGTCGCACGCGACGCGAAGGCGCGCCTCCTGGCGGACGACGTGGTGCGCCTCCGCCGCGAACTCCGTGACCACCTGGCGGTCGAGACCGGCCGGAAGTCCGAGCGCGGCGTCCTGCAGGAGCGGCTCGACCAGATCCGGCAGCGCCAGCAGCAGGTCGAGGCGAGCATGGTCGGCGACGACGTGGACCGCGCCCGGACCGTGGTGCACCGTCTCGAGAGCGTGCAGGAGCGCCTCCGCAGCCTGTCGATGCTCGCCAACCAGCGCCTGATGTTCCTGGCGCAGCAGGCCGAGGCGCCGCAGCAGGGTCCGACGATCACCCCCGAGCGGGTCGCGGGTGTCCGTGCCGAGGCCGACCGGCTGGACGAGCGTGCCCGCGAGATGCAGGCCGGCACGACGACCGTCGGCGACCAGGTCCGGGCCGCGCGTGCCGCACTCGACGCCCTCGACGAGCAGATCGCCGCGCAGGCCGCCCTGGTCGCGCAGCACGACCTCGACGGGCAGCGCCTGGCGAGTGCGGTCGAGGTGGCGCGTTCGAAGCGCTCCTCGGCCGTGAACGACCGGGAGCGTCGGGAGCGGTCGCTGACCGAGGCCGTCGCCCGTGCCGAGCAGGCGGCCGCCGCGCTCGAGGACGTCGGCCGCGACCCGTCGCTCGACGCGGACGAGGACGCCCTCACGGCGGCGCTCACCACCGCGCGGGAGCAGCTCGACCGCGCGCAGGCCGACCGCGACGCCCACCGTGACCGGCTGCACACGCTCGAGCGGGAACGGGACGCGCTCGACGCCCGGATCGCGGCCCTGGCGCTGTCGATCGACGTGCGGGACGGGTCCCAGGCCGTCATCGACGCCGGCCGCGACGGCATCGTCGGCCGCCTGGCCGACCGGCTCACCGTCACCCCCGGGTTCGAGGCCGCGGTCGCGACGGCGCTCGACGGCCTGGCCGACGCCGTCCTCGCCGACGACCGTGCGGTCGCACTCGGCGCCGTCGAGCACGCCCGGTCCGCCGACCTCGGCCGCATCGACGTGGTCGTCGCGGACGTCCCCGGCTCCGGGTCCCGGCTGCCGGCCGTGCTGCCGTCGTCGGTCCGGCGGGCGCTCGACCTGGTGCAGGGCCCGCCGGCGCTCACCGCGCTGCTGGCCGACACGCTGGTCGCGGACGACGACGTCGACCTGGAGGCCGTGCTCGCCGCCGCCCCGGACGCCACGGTCGTCACACGGTCCGGTGACCTGGTCCGCGCTGCCCGGGTGACCGGCGGCGGTGCACGGACCACGTCCCGCATCGAGCTCGTCGCCGACCGAGACGCCGCGGCGACGCGACGACAGACCGTCGTGTCCGAGGCGGAGGAGGCGGCCACGGGCCTCCAGGCCGCGCGGACCGCGGTCGAGACCGCACGACGGGCGGTGGACGAGGCCGACCGTGCCGCGCGTGAGCACGCCCGCGCGAGCGCCGAGTACGACCGGGCCAGTGCGTCCGCCCGAGCACGTGCCGAGAACACGGCGGCCGAGGTGGACCGTCTGCGTGCCGCACTGGCCGAGACCGACGGCACGACAGCGGCGACCGACGCGGCGCTGCTCGAAGCGGAGACCGTCCTCCTGCAGTTCACCGCCCGGCCGAAGCCCGTGGTCGACGCCTCGGCCCGACCGGCGGCGCAGGAGGCGGTGGACGCCGCCCGGGCTGCGGAGATCGAGCACCGGCTGCAGGTCGAGACCGCCCGGGAACGTGCGCGCGCCGAGCGCCGACGCGCCGACCAGCTGGAACGGCAGCTCGAGGCCGAGCGGGCCGCGGCCGAGGAGGCGGCACGGCTCGCGGTCGTCCGCCGTGCGCAGATCGCCTCGGCCGAAGGGGTGCTCGCCGACCTGCCGGTGGTCCTGGCCTCGGTCGACCGCTCGCTCGCCCAGGCGCGGGTGCAGTTGGCCACCGAGGAGTCCGAGCGGTCCCGCCGCAACACCGAGCTGCAGACGATCCGGAACGAGGAGCGCGAGCTGCGCGACCGGTTGCAGACCCTCACCGACGGCGTGCACTCGCTCGAGATGGAGATCTACGAGAAGCGTCTGCACGTCACCGGGGTCCTGGACCGGGCGCAGAGCGAACTCGGGCTGGGGGAGTCCGTGCTGGTCGCCGAGTACGGGCCCGACGTACCGGTGCCGGTCGACGTGCTGGTCGACCCTCGTGTCCTGGCGCGACGGCACCGCGAGGCCGCGCGGGCGGCGGCGGCCGAGGCCGGCGACGACGGCACGACCGCGGGGACGGACACGACCGCCGACACGACCACCGGCGCGGACACGACCACCGACACGGACACAGACACGTCCACCGAGACGGACGCCGACGCCGACACGGGCACCGAGCTCGTCGACGCCGAGTCGACCCTGCCCGGCGGACCGGCACTCCCGGAGTTCGAGGCGCCCGACGTCGACCCGGCAGACGTCCCGACGACCCCCTACGTCCGCGAGGAGCAGGAACGCCGACTCGCCGCCGCCGAACGGGACCTCGGCCGGCTCGGCAAGGTGAACCCGCTGGCGCTCGAGGAGTTCCAGGCGCTCGAGCAGCGGCACGCGTTCCTGTCCGAGCAGCTCGAGGACCTGCAGCAGACCCGCACCGACCTGCTGACGATCATCGAGGAGCTCGACGGCAAGATGCAGACGATCTTCTCGTCGGCGTTCGAGGACACGCAGGCGGCGTTCGACGTCGTGTTCCCGATCCTGTTCCCGGGCGGCTCGGGCTCGATCTCGCTGACCAACCCCGACGACCTGCTGACGACGGGCATCGACGTGCAGGTGAAGCCCGCGGGCAAGAAGATCGACCGGTTGACGCTGCTGTCCGGTGGTGAGCGGTCGCTGGCGGCTGTGGCGCTCCTCGTGGCGATCTTCACCGCGCGGCCGAGCCCGTTCTACATCATGGACGAGGTCGAAGCGGCCCTCGACGATGCCAACCTCGGCCGCCTGCTCACCGTCTTCGGTCGGCTCCGGCAGGCGTCACAGCTCATCGTCATCACGCACCAGAAGCGAACGATGGAGATCGCGGACGCGCTCTACGGGGTGTCGATGCGGCAGGACGGCGTCTCGGCGGTCGTCGGCCAGCGGGTGCAGCGGCCGCGGAGCGGCTGA
- the ffh gene encoding signal recognition particle protein, with protein MAQFGSLSDRLTETFRNLRSKGRLTPSDVDGTVREIRRALLDADVALEVVKSFTASVRERALSDEVNKALNPAQQVVQIVNEELVGILGGQQRRLEFAKRPPTVIMLAGLQGAGKTTLAGKLGKWLKKDGHTPMLVAADLQRPNAVQQLQVVGEQAGVHVFAPEPGNGVGDPVKVAKNAIKAAVDQQYDTVIVDTAGRLGVDAELMKQAANIRKAVDPDEVLFVIDAMIGQDAVTTARAFQEGVDFTGVVLSKLDGDARGGAALSVASITGRPIMFASTGEGLDDFEPFHPDRMASRILDLGDILSLIEQAQGAFDEDEARKVAEKIATDNFTLNDFLQQMQQLRKAGSIKGMLGMLPGAKGMREALDNFDEREIVRTEAIIQSMTPQERELPKLLNGSRRLRIARGAGSTVTEVNALVNRFEQAAKMMKTVARGGVPQMPGMGPIPGMHGGKKQQPQGKKKKVGNPAKRAALASGTAPAPQQAPKGAGLGLGMGSGKNGGAPSEEELASLQKFLGR; from the coding sequence ATGGCGCAATTCGGTTCACTCTCCGATCGGCTCACCGAGACCTTCCGCAACCTGCGGAGCAAGGGACGGCTGACCCCGTCCGACGTGGACGGCACCGTCCGCGAGATCCGGCGGGCACTGCTCGACGCGGACGTCGCGCTCGAGGTCGTGAAGTCCTTCACCGCCTCGGTGCGTGAACGGGCGCTCTCGGACGAGGTCAACAAGGCGCTGAACCCGGCGCAGCAGGTCGTCCAGATCGTCAACGAAGAGCTCGTCGGCATCCTCGGCGGGCAGCAGCGACGCCTCGAGTTCGCGAAGCGGCCGCCGACGGTCATCATGCTCGCGGGCCTGCAGGGTGCCGGCAAGACGACGCTCGCGGGCAAGCTCGGCAAGTGGCTCAAGAAGGACGGCCACACCCCGATGCTCGTCGCGGCGGACCTCCAGCGTCCGAACGCGGTGCAGCAGCTGCAGGTCGTCGGCGAGCAGGCCGGCGTGCACGTCTTCGCCCCCGAGCCCGGGAACGGCGTCGGGGACCCGGTCAAGGTCGCGAAGAACGCCATCAAGGCCGCGGTCGACCAGCAGTACGACACCGTCATCGTGGACACCGCCGGTCGCCTGGGTGTGGACGCCGAGCTGATGAAGCAGGCCGCGAACATCCGCAAGGCCGTCGACCCGGACGAGGTCCTCTTCGTCATCGACGCGATGATCGGTCAGGACGCCGTCACCACCGCCCGTGCCTTCCAGGAGGGCGTCGACTTCACCGGCGTCGTCCTGTCCAAGCTCGACGGCGACGCCCGCGGTGGTGCGGCCCTGTCGGTCGCCTCGATCACCGGACGCCCGATCATGTTCGCGTCGACCGGCGAAGGGCTCGACGACTTCGAGCCGTTCCACCCGGACCGCATGGCGAGCCGCATCCTCGACCTCGGTGACATCCTCTCGCTCATCGAGCAGGCCCAGGGCGCCTTCGACGAGGACGAGGCCCGCAAGGTCGCCGAGAAGATCGCGACCGACAACTTCACGCTGAACGACTTCCTGCAGCAGATGCAGCAGCTCCGGAAGGCCGGGTCGATCAAGGGCATGCTCGGCATGCTCCCCGGCGCGAAGGGCATGCGGGAAGCGCTCGACAACTTCGACGAGCGCGAGATCGTGCGCACCGAGGCGATCATCCAGTCGATGACGCCGCAGGAGCGCGAACTGCCGAAGCTCCTCAACGGGTCCCGCCGACTGCGCATCGCCCGCGGTGCCGGCTCCACCGTGACCGAGGTCAACGCCCTCGTCAACCGGTTCGAGCAGGCCGCGAAGATGATGAAGACCGTCGCGCGCGGCGGTGTCCCGCAGATGCCCGGCATGGGACCGATCCCGGGTATGCACGGCGGCAAGAAGCAGCAGCCGCAGGGCAAGAAGAAGAAGGTCGGCAACCCCGCGAAGCGCGCGGCGCTCGCCTCCGGTACCGCTCCGGCGCCGCAGCAGGCACCGAAGGGTGCGGGCCTCGGGCTCGGGATGGGGTCCGGCAAGAACGGCGGCGCGCCGTCCGAGGAAGAGCTCGCGTCGCTGCAGAAGTTCCTCGGTCGCTGA